Proteins encoded together in one Vitis vinifera cultivar Pinot Noir 40024 chromosome 4, ASM3070453v1 window:
- the LOC100252479 gene encoding protein DUF642 L-GALACTONO-1,4-LACTONE-RESPONSIVE GENE 2, which translates to MRAVAFLLLLLCATCHIALSFTDGLLPNGNFELGPKPSDMKGTEVIGPHAIPEWETSGFIEYIKAGQKQGDMLLVVPEGAFAVRLGNEASIKQRVKVIKGMYYSITFSAARTCAQEERLNISVAPDWGVLPMQTLYSSNGWDSYAWAFQADYDVIEIVIHNPGVEEDPACGPLIDSVAFRALYPPRPSSKNLLKNGGFEEGPYVFPNTSWGVLIPPNIEDDHSPLPGWMVESLKAVKYIDSDHFSVPQEKRAVELVAGKESAIAQVARTIPGKTYALSFSVGDASNSCEGSMVVEAFAGRDTIKVPYESKGKGGFKRAVLRFVAVSNRTRIMFLSTFYTMRSDDYASLCGPVLDDVKLLSLRTPPRHI; encoded by the exons ATGAGAGCTGTGGCGTTTCTTTTGCTACTATTGTGCGCCACCTGCCACATTGCCTTATCCTTCACCGACG GACTATTACCGAATGGGAACTTCGAGCTGGGGCCGAAGCCATCGGACATGAAGGGAACGGAGGTGATAGGCCCGCACGCCATACCGGAATGGGAAACATCGGGTTTCATCGAGTACATAAAAGCAGGACAAAAACAAGGCGACATGTTGCTGGTCGTCCCTGAAGGAGCCTTCGCAGTCAGGCTGGGGAACGAGGCTTCCATAAAACAGAGAGTGAAGGTGATCAAGGGAATGTACTATTCCATTACCTTTAGTGCCGCCAGAACCTGCGCCCAGGAGGAGCGCTTGAACATATCAGTGGCGCCCGACTGGGGAGTCCTGCCTATGCAAACTCTGTACAGCAGCAACGGCTGGGACTCCTACGCCTGGGCGTTCCAGGCTGATTACGATGTGATCGAGATCGTCATACATAACCCAGGCGTAGAGGAGGATCCAGCTTGTGGACCGTTGATCGATTCCGTTGCTTTCAGGGCTCTGTATCCTCCCAGACCTTCCAGCA AGAACCTACTGAAAAATGGTGGGTTTGAAGAGGGCCCATATGTGTTCCCCAACACATCCTGGGGAGTTCTCATCCCACCCAACATTGAAGATGATCACTCTCCGCTCCCTGGTTGGATGGTGGAGTCCCTCAAAGCCGTCAAGTACATCGACTCCGACCACTTCTCCGTGCCGCAGGAGAAACGTGCGGTGGAGCTGGTGGCCGGAAAAGAGAGTGCCATAGCCCAAGTAGCCAGAACCATCCCTGGCAAAACATATGCGCTCTCATTCTCAGTAGGAGATGCCAGCAACTCCTGTGAAGGGTCCATGGTGGTGGAGGCCTTCGCCGGCAGGGACACCATCAAGGTGCCATATGAATCAAAGGGCAAAGGAGGCTTCAAGCGGGCTGTTCTCCGTTTTGTAGCGGTATCCAACCGAACCCGAATCATGTTCCTGAGCACATTCTATACCATGAGGAGTGATGACTATGCCTCCCTCTGTGGACCTGTTCTTGACGATGTGAAGCTGCTCAGCCTCCGCACTCCTCCTAGGCACATCTAA
- the LOC100242237 gene encoding uncharacterized protein LOC100242237, which yields MALPNQQTVDYPSFKLVIVGDGGTGKTTFVKRHLTGEFEKKYEPTIGVEVHPLDFFTNCGKIRFYCWDTAGQEKFGGLRDGYYIHGQCAIIMFDVTARLTYKNVPTWHRDLCRVCENIPIVLCGNKVDVKNRQVKAKQVTFHRKKNLQYYEISAKSNYNFEKPFLYLARKLAGDPNLHFVESPALAPPEVHIDLAAQQQHEAELAAAASQPLPDDDDDAFEYRSAGLKRDLIQRLREIASIKGYNENTRRLLIYIRLKLLLPPHSKLKPSFQSAPWRLPYEKLTLTLQMALPNQQTVDYPSFKLVIVGDGGTGKTTFVKRHLTGEFEKKYEPTIGVEVHPLDFFTNCGKIRFYCWDTAGQEKFGGLRDGYYIHGQCAIIMFDVTARLTYKNVPTWHRDLCRVCENIPIVLCGNKVDVKNRQVKAKQVTFHRKKNLQYYEISAKSNYNFEKPFLYLARKLAGDVNLHFVESPALAPPEVQIDMAAQAHHEAELAAAAAQPLPDDDDDTFE from the exons ATG GCTTTGCCTAATCAGCAGACTGTTGACTACCCAAGTTTCAAGCTTGTAATCGTCGGGGATGGTGGAACAG GAAAAACAACATTTGTTAAAAGACATCTTACAGGCgagtttgagaaaaaatatgaaC CAACCATTGGTGTGGAAGTTCATCCGCTGGATTTCTTCACAAACTGTGGTAAGATTAGATTCTATTGCTGGGACACTGCTGGGCAGGAGAAGTTTGGTGGTCTTAGAGATGGATATTA CATCCATGGGCAATGTGCCATTATCATGTTTGATGTTACTGCTCGCTTGACATACAAGAATGTTCCAACATGGCACCGTGATCTTTGCCG GGTTTGTGAAAATATCCCCATTGTGCTTTGTGGTAACAAGGTTGATGTCAAGAACAGGCAGGTGAAGGCAAAGCAGGTTACTTTCCACCGGAAGAAGAATTTGCAGTATTATGAGATATCAGCTAAGAGCAATTATAATTTTGAGAAGCCTTTTCTCTACCTCGCCAGGAAACTTGCTGG GGATCCTAATTTGCATTTTGTCGAGTCTCCTGCTCTAGCTCCTCCGGAAGTTCACATCGACTTGGCTGCACAGCAACA GCATGAGGCTGAACTTGCTGCAGCTGCTAGTCAACCCCTTCCAGATGACGATGATGATGCGTTTGAAT ATAGAAGCGCCGGTTTAAAGCGGGATCTAATCCAACGGTTGAGAGAAATAGCGTCCATCAAAGGCTATAATGAAAACACGCGGCGCCTACTTATATATATACGGCTAAAACTCCTACTACCACCGCATTCAAAACTCAAACCTTCTTTCCAAAGCGCTCCTTGGCGGCTTCCATACGAGAAACTCACGCTCACCCTCCAGATG GCGCTTCCAAATCAGCAAACTGTGGATTACCCTAGCTTCAAGCTCGTGATTGTCGGTGATGGCGGAACAG GAAAGACTACATTTGTGAAACGGCATCTCACTGGAGAGTTTGAGAAGAAATATGAGC CAACCATTGGTGTGGAAGTTCACCCATTGGACTTCTTCACAAACTGTGGAAAGATCAGGTTCTATTGCTGGGATACAGCTGGGCAGGAAAAATTCGGTGGGCTCAGAGATGGATACTA TATTCATGGACAGTGTGCCATCATCATGTTTGATGTCACTGCTCGTCTGACATACAAAAATGTTCCAACATGGCATCGGGATCTCTGCAG GGTGTGCGAGAATATTCCAATTGTTTTATGTGGAAACAAGGTGGATGTGAAAAATAGGCAGGTCAAAGCAAAGCAGGTTACTTTCCACAGGAAAAAGAATCTCCAGTACTATGAAATTTCTGCAAAGAGCAATTATAACTTTGAGAAGCCCTTCTTGTACCTTGCTCGAAAACTTGCAGG AGATGTCAATCTCCACTTTGTTGAGTCACCTGCTCTTGCTCCTCCTGAAGTTCAAATTGATATGGCTGCACAAGCTCA CCATGAAGCAGAGTTGGCAGCAGCCGCAGCACAACCACttcctgatgatgatgatgacacGTTTGAGTAG
- the LOC100264564 gene encoding uncharacterized protein LOC100264564 isoform X6, protein MKFRKGSKVEVLNKKEVPSGAWHCAEIISGNGHNYSVRLLGSCHEFEVHKSNIRVRQAWIDDKWVVIGQGSITFEDVRVNKLLTSNCHQKMSFQVPQADMKLKLQAGDDFFQKHADFQDSPMVSSKTLKRASPYCSSGLEAYSGNIQKMRAIENGGRQRVITGYSSPLRAKGQSWRHACLASKGLKMMRGFQACCEPLMRLMSEKVKTKL, encoded by the exons ATGAAATTCAGGAAAGGGAGTAAAGTGGAGGTATTGAACAAAAAGGAAGTGCCTTCAGGTGCCTGGCACTGTGCTGAAATTATCTCCGGTAATGGGCACAACTACAGTGTTAG GCTACTTGGATCTTGCCACGAATTTGAAGTCCACAAGTCTAACATCAGAGTGCGACAAGCTTGGATAGATGACAAATGGGTTGTGATTGGACAG GGCTCTATCACTTTTGAAGATGTGAGAGTCAACAAGCTGTTAACTTCAAATTGTCATCAGAAGATGAGTTTCCAGGTGCCACAAGCTGATATGAAGCTAAAATTGCAAGCAGGAGATGATTTTTTTCAGAAGCATGCTGATTTCCAGGATTCTCCTATGGTCTCATCCAAGACATTGAAGAGAGCATCCCCATATTGCTCCTCTGGTCTTGAAGCATACTCTGGAAACATTCAGAAGATGAGAGCAATCGAAAATGGTGGACGCCAACGAGTGATCACCGGGTATTCATCTCCATTACGAGCAAAG GGCCAAAGTTGGAGGCATGCATGCCTTGCTTCCAAAGGTCTAAAGATGATGCGCGGTTTTCAGGCTTGCTGTGAACCGTTGATGCGTCTTATGTCAGagaaagtaaaaacaaaactttGA
- the LOC100264564 gene encoding uncharacterized protein LOC100264564 isoform X4: MKFRKGSKVEVLNKKEVPSGAWHCAEIISGNGHNYSVRYDSYLGMTNKANVDRVSRKAIRPCPLPVKGMESWVTGDVVEVFNDGSWKCAMVLKVTCAVYYLVRLLGSCHEFEVHKSNIRVRQAWIDDKWVVIGQGSITFEDVRVNKLLTSNCHQKMSFQVPQADMKLKLQAGDDFFQKHADFQDSPMVSSKTLKRASPYCSSGLEAYSGNIQKMRAIENGGRQRVITGYSSPLRAKGQSWRHACLASKGLKMMRGFQACCEPLMRLMSEKVKTKL, from the exons ATGAAATTCAGGAAAGGGAGTAAAGTGGAGGTATTGAACAAAAAGGAAGTGCCTTCAGGTGCCTGGCACTGTGCTGAAATTATCTCCGGTAATGGGCACAACTACAGTGTTAGGTATGACTCTTATCTGGGCATGACAAATAAGGCGAATGTGGATAGGGTGTCTAGGAAGGCTATTAGACCTTGCCCTCTCCCTGTGAAAGGTATGGAAAGTTGGGTGACTGGTGATGTTGTGGAGGTGTTCAATGATGGTTCTTGGAAATGTGCTATGGTTTTGAAGGTTACATGTGCGGTTTACTATTTGGTTAGGCTACTTGGATCTTGCCACGAATTTGAAGTCCACAAGTCTAACATCAGAGTGCGACAAGCTTGGATAGATGACAAATGGGTTGTGATTGGACAG GGCTCTATCACTTTTGAAGATGTGAGAGTCAACAAGCTGTTAACTTCAAATTGTCATCAGAAGATGAGTTTCCAGGTGCCACAAGCTGATATGAAGCTAAAATTGCAAGCAGGAGATGATTTTTTTCAGAAGCATGCTGATTTCCAGGATTCTCCTATGGTCTCATCCAAGACATTGAAGAGAGCATCCCCATATTGCTCCTCTGGTCTTGAAGCATACTCTGGAAACATTCAGAAGATGAGAGCAATCGAAAATGGTGGACGCCAACGAGTGATCACCGGGTATTCATCTCCATTACGAGCAAAG GGCCAAAGTTGGAGGCATGCATGCCTTGCTTCCAAAGGTCTAAAGATGATGCGCGGTTTTCAGGCTTGCTGTGAACCGTTGATGCGTCTTATGTCAGagaaagtaaaaacaaaactttGA
- the LOC100264564 gene encoding uncharacterized protein LOC100264564 isoform X5: protein MKFRKGSKVEVLNKKEVPSGAWHCAEIISGNGHNYSVRYDSYLGMTNKANVDRVSRKAIRPCPLPVKGMESWVTGDVVEVFNDGSWKCAMVLKVTCAVYYLVRLLGSCHEFEVHKSNIRVRQAWIDDKWVVIGQGSITFEDVRVNKLLTSNCHQKMSFQVPQADMKLKLQAGDDFFQKHADFQDSPMVSSKTLKRASPYCSSGLEAYSGNIQKMRAIENGGRQRVITGYSSPLRAKHRKFRFEDVIDESPAFSRAKVGGMHALLPKV, encoded by the exons ATGAAATTCAGGAAAGGGAGTAAAGTGGAGGTATTGAACAAAAAGGAAGTGCCTTCAGGTGCCTGGCACTGTGCTGAAATTATCTCCGGTAATGGGCACAACTACAGTGTTAGGTATGACTCTTATCTGGGCATGACAAATAAGGCGAATGTGGATAGGGTGTCTAGGAAGGCTATTAGACCTTGCCCTCTCCCTGTGAAAGGTATGGAAAGTTGGGTGACTGGTGATGTTGTGGAGGTGTTCAATGATGGTTCTTGGAAATGTGCTATGGTTTTGAAGGTTACATGTGCGGTTTACTATTTGGTTAGGCTACTTGGATCTTGCCACGAATTTGAAGTCCACAAGTCTAACATCAGAGTGCGACAAGCTTGGATAGATGACAAATGGGTTGTGATTGGACAG GGCTCTATCACTTTTGAAGATGTGAGAGTCAACAAGCTGTTAACTTCAAATTGTCATCAGAAGATGAGTTTCCAGGTGCCACAAGCTGATATGAAGCTAAAATTGCAAGCAGGAGATGATTTTTTTCAGAAGCATGCTGATTTCCAGGATTCTCCTATGGTCTCATCCAAGACATTGAAGAGAGCATCCCCATATTGCTCCTCTGGTCTTGAAGCATACTCTGGAAACATTCAGAAGATGAGAGCAATCGAAAATGGTGGACGCCAACGAGTGATCACCGGGTATTCATCTCCATTACGAGCAAAG CATAGGAAGTTCCGTTTTGAGGATGTTATTGATGAATCCCCTGCATTTTCCAGGGCCAAAGTTGGAGGCATGCATGCCTTGCTTCCAAAGGTCTAA
- the LOC100264564 gene encoding uncharacterized protein LOC100264564 isoform X2: MKFRKGSKVEVLNKKEVPSGAWHCAEIISGNGHNYSVRLLGSCHEFEVHKSNIRVRQAWIDDKWVVIGQGSITFEDVRVNKLLTSNCHQKMSFQVPQADMKLKLQAGDDFFQKHADFQDSPMVSSKTLKRASPYCSSGLEAYSGNIQKMRAIENGGRQRVITGYSSPLRAKVDAVAYPRLNLGEKYMHASFNDRSTKYCEMERGKPNGVDCFLARSSESNDSDSMSCSVGSCSINNNGPNKFSSCILAHPRQDTDDLCSDAESFYHWGDEGDEEDEEDERDERDEGDEEDERYEGDVRDEEEKCPISLEKELAASIHSLELHAYRRTLAALHASGPLSWEQSTMLTNLRCSLHISNDEHLMELKNLISAGINFCN, translated from the exons ATGAAATTCAGGAAAGGGAGTAAAGTGGAGGTATTGAACAAAAAGGAAGTGCCTTCAGGTGCCTGGCACTGTGCTGAAATTATCTCCGGTAATGGGCACAACTACAGTGTTAG GCTACTTGGATCTTGCCACGAATTTGAAGTCCACAAGTCTAACATCAGAGTGCGACAAGCTTGGATAGATGACAAATGGGTTGTGATTGGACAG GGCTCTATCACTTTTGAAGATGTGAGAGTCAACAAGCTGTTAACTTCAAATTGTCATCAGAAGATGAGTTTCCAGGTGCCACAAGCTGATATGAAGCTAAAATTGCAAGCAGGAGATGATTTTTTTCAGAAGCATGCTGATTTCCAGGATTCTCCTATGGTCTCATCCAAGACATTGAAGAGAGCATCCCCATATTGCTCCTCTGGTCTTGAAGCATACTCTGGAAACATTCAGAAGATGAGAGCAATCGAAAATGGTGGACGCCAACGAGTGATCACCGGGTATTCATCTCCATTACGAGCAAAGGTAGATGCTGTTGCTTACCCACGATTGAATCTGGGTGAAAAATACATGCATGCTTCCTTTAATGACCGTTCAACTAAATATTGCGAAATGGAGAGGGGAAAACCAAATGGTGTTGATTGTTTTCTTGCAAGAAGTTCAGAATCTAATGATTCTGATAGCATGTCATGCTCTGTTGGTAGTTGTAGCATTAATAATAATGGTCCTAATAAGTTTTCCAGTTGTATTTTAGCACATCCTAGACAAGATACAGATGACCTTTGTAGTGATGCTGAATCATTTTACCATTGGGGAGATGAGGGAGATGAGGAAGATGAGGAAGATGAGAGAGATGAGAGAGATGAGGGAGATGAGGAAGATGAGAGATATGAGGGAGATGTGAGAGATGAGGAGGAAAAGTGCCCCATTTCTCTTGAAAAGGAATTAGCAGCAAGTATCCATAGTTTAGAGTTGCATGCTTATCGCCGCACTCTAGCGGCATTGCATGCTTCTGGGCCTTTAAGTTGGGAACAATCAACAATGTTGACAAATCTTCGCTGTTCACTTCATATTTCAAATGATGAACATTTGATGGAGCTAAAGAACTTAATATCTGCTGGaataaatttttgtaattaa
- the LOC100264564 gene encoding uncharacterized protein LOC100264564 isoform X1, producing MKFRKGSKVEVLNKKEVPSGAWHCAEIISGNGHNYSVRYDSYLGMTNKANVDRVSRKAIRPCPLPVKGMESWVTGDVVEVFNDGSWKCAMVLKVTCAVYYLVRLLGSCHEFEVHKSNIRVRQAWIDDKWVVIGQGSITFEDVRVNKLLTSNCHQKMSFQVPQADMKLKLQAGDDFFQKHADFQDSPMVSSKTLKRASPYCSSGLEAYSGNIQKMRAIENGGRQRVITGYSSPLRAKVDAVAYPRLNLGEKYMHASFNDRSTKYCEMERGKPNGVDCFLARSSESNDSDSMSCSVGSCSINNNGPNKFSSCILAHPRQDTDDLCSDAESFYHWGDEGDEEDEEDERDERDEGDEEDERYEGDVRDEEEKCPISLEKELAASIHSLELHAYRRTLAALHASGPLSWEQSTMLTNLRCSLHISNDEHLMELKNLISAGINFCN from the exons ATGAAATTCAGGAAAGGGAGTAAAGTGGAGGTATTGAACAAAAAGGAAGTGCCTTCAGGTGCCTGGCACTGTGCTGAAATTATCTCCGGTAATGGGCACAACTACAGTGTTAGGTATGACTCTTATCTGGGCATGACAAATAAGGCGAATGTGGATAGGGTGTCTAGGAAGGCTATTAGACCTTGCCCTCTCCCTGTGAAAGGTATGGAAAGTTGGGTGACTGGTGATGTTGTGGAGGTGTTCAATGATGGTTCTTGGAAATGTGCTATGGTTTTGAAGGTTACATGTGCGGTTTACTATTTGGTTAGGCTACTTGGATCTTGCCACGAATTTGAAGTCCACAAGTCTAACATCAGAGTGCGACAAGCTTGGATAGATGACAAATGGGTTGTGATTGGACAG GGCTCTATCACTTTTGAAGATGTGAGAGTCAACAAGCTGTTAACTTCAAATTGTCATCAGAAGATGAGTTTCCAGGTGCCACAAGCTGATATGAAGCTAAAATTGCAAGCAGGAGATGATTTTTTTCAGAAGCATGCTGATTTCCAGGATTCTCCTATGGTCTCATCCAAGACATTGAAGAGAGCATCCCCATATTGCTCCTCTGGTCTTGAAGCATACTCTGGAAACATTCAGAAGATGAGAGCAATCGAAAATGGTGGACGCCAACGAGTGATCACCGGGTATTCATCTCCATTACGAGCAAAGGTAGATGCTGTTGCTTACCCACGATTGAATCTGGGTGAAAAATACATGCATGCTTCCTTTAATGACCGTTCAACTAAATATTGCGAAATGGAGAGGGGAAAACCAAATGGTGTTGATTGTTTTCTTGCAAGAAGTTCAGAATCTAATGATTCTGATAGCATGTCATGCTCTGTTGGTAGTTGTAGCATTAATAATAATGGTCCTAATAAGTTTTCCAGTTGTATTTTAGCACATCCTAGACAAGATACAGATGACCTTTGTAGTGATGCTGAATCATTTTACCATTGGGGAGATGAGGGAGATGAGGAAGATGAGGAAGATGAGAGAGATGAGAGAGATGAGGGAGATGAGGAAGATGAGAGATATGAGGGAGATGTGAGAGATGAGGAGGAAAAGTGCCCCATTTCTCTTGAAAAGGAATTAGCAGCAAGTATCCATAGTTTAGAGTTGCATGCTTATCGCCGCACTCTAGCGGCATTGCATGCTTCTGGGCCTTTAAGTTGGGAACAATCAACAATGTTGACAAATCTTCGCTGTTCACTTCATATTTCAAATGATGAACATTTGATGGAGCTAAAGAACTTAATATCTGCTGGaataaatttttgtaattaa
- the LOC100264564 gene encoding uncharacterized protein LOC100264564 isoform X3 produces the protein MSFQVPQADMKLKLQAGDDFFQKHADFQDSPMVSSKTLKRASPYCSSGLEAYSGNIQKMRAIENGGRQRVITGYSSPLRAKVDAVAYPRLNLGEKYMHASFNDRSTKYCEMERGKPNGVDCFLARSSESNDSDSMSCSVGSCSINNNGPNKFSSCILAHPRQDTDDLCSDAESFYHWGDEGDEEDEEDERDERDEGDEEDERYEGDVRDEEEKCPISLEKELAASIHSLELHAYRRTLAALHASGPLSWEQSTMLTNLRCSLHISNDEHLMELKNLISAGINFCN, from the coding sequence ATGAGTTTCCAGGTGCCACAAGCTGATATGAAGCTAAAATTGCAAGCAGGAGATGATTTTTTTCAGAAGCATGCTGATTTCCAGGATTCTCCTATGGTCTCATCCAAGACATTGAAGAGAGCATCCCCATATTGCTCCTCTGGTCTTGAAGCATACTCTGGAAACATTCAGAAGATGAGAGCAATCGAAAATGGTGGACGCCAACGAGTGATCACCGGGTATTCATCTCCATTACGAGCAAAGGTAGATGCTGTTGCTTACCCACGATTGAATCTGGGTGAAAAATACATGCATGCTTCCTTTAATGACCGTTCAACTAAATATTGCGAAATGGAGAGGGGAAAACCAAATGGTGTTGATTGTTTTCTTGCAAGAAGTTCAGAATCTAATGATTCTGATAGCATGTCATGCTCTGTTGGTAGTTGTAGCATTAATAATAATGGTCCTAATAAGTTTTCCAGTTGTATTTTAGCACATCCTAGACAAGATACAGATGACCTTTGTAGTGATGCTGAATCATTTTACCATTGGGGAGATGAGGGAGATGAGGAAGATGAGGAAGATGAGAGAGATGAGAGAGATGAGGGAGATGAGGAAGATGAGAGATATGAGGGAGATGTGAGAGATGAGGAGGAAAAGTGCCCCATTTCTCTTGAAAAGGAATTAGCAGCAAGTATCCATAGTTTAGAGTTGCATGCTTATCGCCGCACTCTAGCGGCATTGCATGCTTCTGGGCCTTTAAGTTGGGAACAATCAACAATGTTGACAAATCTTCGCTGTTCACTTCATATTTCAAATGATGAACATTTGATGGAGCTAAAGAACTTAATATCTGCTGGaataaatttttgtaattaa